The Halococcus salifodinae DSM 8989 genome includes a window with the following:
- a CDS encoding ABC transporter ATP-binding protein — MSVYKPESADTANETVLEVTDLKKYFPVTGGILNRHVSDVKAVDGVNFGLESGETLGLVGESGCGKSTLGKTVLRLHDPTDGRIEFLGTDITSTSRSELRDVRRNLQIVFQDPASSLNPRMTVAELIQEPMRSLTDWSTDKRESRTLELIEEVGLNESHLRRSPHEFSGGQQQRIAIARALSVNPRLVVADEPTSALDVSVQAKILNLMDDLQDTYDLTYLFISHDLSVIKHICDRVAVMYLGELVEVAPTDRLFDDPKHPYTQSLLSAVPRASAQSSDDRIVLEGDVPSPESPPSGCRFHTRCPKYIGEVCEDETPELDEIESNHWCACHLHD, encoded by the coding sequence ATGAGTGTTTACAAACCCGAGTCAGCCGATACGGCGAACGAGACGGTCCTCGAGGTAACGGATCTGAAAAAGTACTTCCCAGTAACCGGCGGTATCCTGAACCGCCACGTTTCGGACGTGAAAGCGGTCGATGGGGTGAACTTCGGTCTCGAATCAGGCGAGACACTCGGGTTGGTCGGCGAGTCGGGTTGCGGCAAGTCCACGCTTGGGAAGACCGTTCTCCGGCTCCATGACCCGACGGACGGTCGAATCGAGTTCCTCGGCACGGACATCACGAGTACGTCGCGATCGGAGCTCCGGGACGTCCGTCGGAACCTCCAGATCGTCTTTCAGGACCCTGCGTCGAGCCTCAACCCCCGGATGACCGTTGCGGAGCTCATTCAGGAGCCGATGCGGTCGCTGACTGACTGGTCGACGGACAAACGCGAGTCCCGGACGCTCGAGCTAATCGAGGAAGTCGGACTGAACGAGAGCCACCTCCGACGATCACCCCACGAGTTCTCCGGCGGTCAACAACAGCGCATCGCGATCGCGCGTGCGCTCAGCGTCAATCCCAGACTCGTCGTCGCGGACGAGCCGACGAGTGCGCTCGACGTGAGCGTTCAGGCGAAGATCCTGAACCTGATGGACGATCTTCAGGATACCTACGATCTGACGTATCTGTTCATCAGTCACGACCTCAGCGTCATCAAGCACATCTGCGATCGCGTCGCGGTCATGTACCTCGGCGAGCTCGTCGAAGTCGCCCCGACGGACCGGCTGTTCGACGACCCGAAACATCCCTACACCCAGTCGCTGCTCTCGGCCGTGCCGCGAGCGTCCGCTCAGTCGAGCGACGACCGGATCGTGCTCGAAGGCGACGTGCCGAGCCCGGAATCACCGCCCTCGGGCTGTCGGTTCCATACCCGGTGTCCGAAGTACATCGGTGAGGTCTGCGAGGACGAAACGCCCGAACTCGACGAGATCGAGTCGAACCACTGGTGTGCGTGTCACCTCCACGACTGA
- a CDS encoding NAD(P)/FAD-dependent oxidoreductase, translating to MRVSIIGGGIVGLAAAHYLGQRGVDVVVLEKSTLGSGSTDRANGGIRAQFSSPVSAHLSQESIAVWERFEELFGTEIGYRRPGYLFLARRESTAERFRENVRQQNRLGVDSEFLTPAEAEDRCPELRTEEFCGATYRAADGFADPHLALQGFSAAANEAGAEIRTGVAVTDVLQKGAGDRVTGVRTDEGTIESEYVVNAAGAWASRIGEMVGLDLPIVPRRRQLMVADPEIPVGSSIPFTIDHDRGVHFRPERDGGAVVGGHFADADPAMDPNDYRKKMDLDWAAETIEAAADCADYFGPDSRVKRGWAGLYAVTPDHHPILGETLPGFVTAAGFSGHGFMQAPATGQLVAELIDEDEPSLVDVSSLEADRFDRGVHLEEGTVID from the coding sequence ATGCGGGTGAGTATCATCGGCGGCGGGATCGTCGGGCTGGCCGCCGCCCACTACCTCGGTCAGCGCGGCGTCGACGTGGTCGTCCTCGAGAAATCCACTCTCGGATCGGGCAGCACCGACCGAGCGAACGGCGGCATCCGTGCCCAGTTCTCCTCGCCGGTGAGCGCACACCTCTCACAGGAGAGCATCGCGGTCTGGGAGCGTTTCGAGGAGCTGTTCGGCACCGAGATCGGCTACCGTCGGCCGGGCTATCTGTTCCTCGCGCGGCGTGAATCGACCGCCGAGCGGTTCCGCGAGAACGTCCGCCAGCAGAACCGTCTCGGGGTCGACAGCGAGTTCCTGACGCCCGCGGAAGCCGAGGATCGGTGTCCCGAGCTCCGGACCGAGGAGTTCTGCGGGGCGACGTACCGCGCGGCCGACGGGTTCGCGGACCCCCACCTCGCGCTCCAGGGGTTTTCGGCCGCAGCGAACGAGGCCGGTGCAGAGATCCGAACCGGCGTCGCGGTGACCGACGTGCTTCAGAAGGGGGCGGGCGACCGCGTGACCGGCGTCCGCACCGACGAGGGGACGATCGAATCGGAGTACGTGGTGAACGCGGCGGGTGCGTGGGCGAGCCGGATCGGCGAGATGGTCGGTCTCGATCTCCCGATCGTTCCACGGCGACGCCAGCTCATGGTGGCCGATCCCGAGATCCCGGTCGGTTCCTCGATACCGTTCACGATCGACCACGATCGGGGCGTCCACTTCCGCCCCGAGCGCGACGGCGGTGCGGTCGTCGGTGGTCACTTTGCGGACGCCGACCCGGCGATGGACCCGAACGACTACCGGAAGAAGATGGATCTCGACTGGGCCGCCGAGACGATCGAGGCGGCCGCCGACTGCGCCGACTACTTCGGCCCCGACTCGCGGGTCAAGCGCGGCTGGGCCGGGCTCTACGCGGTGACGCCCGACCATCACCCCATCCTCGGCGAGACGCTGCCGGGGTTCGTGACCGCGGCAGGGTTCTCGGGCCACGGGTTCATGCAGGCCCCCGCGACCGGCCAGCTCGTCGCGGAGCTGATCGACGAGGACGAGCCATCGCTGGTCGATGTCTCGTCGCTGGAAGCCGACCGGTTCGATCGTGGCGTCCACCTCGAAGAGGGCACCGTCATCGACTGA
- a CDS encoding ABC transporter permease — protein sequence MATESRERSDRPDAGSAGLGVDARWRVLLRRLARSQFAVFGLGIVALLVLVAALAPYIAPYEPSVQNYEALMQPPSLEHPFGTDTYGRDVFSRVVYGARYTVFLGVVIVGIQMVIGVTLGLVAGYYGGYVESAIMRVVDIALSIPAIVLALAIAGTLGGGIFPLVIAVSLVGWRGFTRLVRGDVKSVMEEEYIDSAKAAGVSDIRVITRYLLPNAASSIIVYATLTIPTVILWSAALSFLGMGVQPPKPEWGALISAGRGEIDSAWWIATFPGLAIMVTVIGFNAFGDGLRDALDPKQAE from the coding sequence ATGGCAACCGAATCCAGAGAACGCTCCGATCGACCGGATGCGGGCTCGGCCGGGCTCGGCGTCGACGCGCGCTGGAGGGTACTCCTGCGACGGCTCGCACGCAGTCAGTTCGCCGTCTTCGGCCTCGGGATCGTGGCCCTCCTCGTGCTCGTGGCCGCGCTCGCCCCGTATATTGCGCCGTACGAGCCGAGCGTACAAAACTACGAGGCATTGATGCAGCCGCCGAGTCTGGAGCACCCGTTCGGGACGGACACGTACGGTCGCGACGTGTTCTCCCGGGTGGTGTACGGGGCTCGCTACACTGTCTTCCTCGGCGTCGTGATCGTCGGGATCCAGATGGTGATCGGTGTCACGCTCGGTCTCGTCGCCGGCTACTACGGTGGGTACGTCGAGTCGGCCATCATGCGTGTCGTCGACATCGCGCTTTCGATCCCTGCCATCGTGCTCGCACTGGCGATCGCAGGAACGCTCGGTGGCGGTATCTTCCCGCTCGTCATCGCGGTGAGTCTCGTCGGTTGGCGCGGGTTTACCCGGCTCGTCCGCGGAGACGTAAAGAGCGTCATGGAAGAGGAGTACATCGACTCGGCCAAGGCTGCCGGCGTGAGCGACATCCGTGTGATCACGCGATATCTCCTGCCGAACGCCGCGTCGAGCATCATCGTCTACGCGACCCTGACGATCCCGACGGTCATCCTCTGGAGCGCGGCGCTGTCGTTTCTCGGGATGGGAGTCCAGCCCCCGAAACCCGAGTGGGGCGCGCTCATCTCCGCGGGCCGTGGCGAAATCGACAGCGCCTGGTGGATTGCCACGTTCCCGGGCCTGGCGATCATGGTCACGGTCATCGGGTTCAACGCCTTCGGGGACGGCCTCCGAGACGCACTCGACCCAAAACAAGCGGAGTGA
- a CDS encoding sodium/proline symporter: protein MVQAGAYTAVGLVGYLLVVVVIGYWGSKKVSSEEDFFLGGEQLPGWALALSERSSGMSGWLLLGIPGLAWSAGLSSVWVLVGTAGGAIVQWLIFARPFMEGRKETGAITPIGLLAEKMPTDSPIVRLLPALVTFLFYMGYVGSQFLAGGKILEQIFGIAPLTGLLIVAALIILYSLAGGFLAVVWTDAMQALLMIFTLIVLPGVLLAGVITDPNQSLMGGLAASGGGRASWFGGKSGAAALVLLGANLSWLFAYFGGYPHLNVRMMALRSDRDRRTAIVVASVWGVLTAIGAVLLGLLTRVLHGAPQTVVTDREMVLPFMVLEHTPGLLGGVLLAGALAAMMSTADSQLVVASSAAAQDVYNKVVTKNREFSEATRLRISRIATLLVGAVGLTIAISVENLVYTLVSYSATGLFSAFGPAFTLLFFWRDRFSKAGLVAAFVVGPVATVLWITLGLTSIVTVRLVAPPIGFAAAIAASLLWPREKPTEATTGTPAAQD, encoded by the coding sequence ATGGTACAAGCAGGTGCGTACACAGCCGTCGGCTTGGTCGGCTACTTGCTGGTGGTCGTGGTCATCGGCTACTGGGGATCGAAGAAGGTCAGCTCCGAGGAGGACTTCTTCCTCGGCGGCGAACAGCTTCCTGGGTGGGCGCTCGCGCTCTCCGAACGGAGCTCCGGGATGTCGGGCTGGCTGCTGCTCGGGATTCCCGGGTTGGCGTGGTCGGCGGGGCTGTCGTCGGTCTGGGTGCTCGTCGGCACGGCGGGCGGGGCGATCGTCCAGTGGCTCATCTTCGCACGGCCGTTCATGGAGGGCCGCAAGGAGACGGGAGCGATCACGCCGATCGGGCTCCTCGCGGAAAAGATGCCGACCGACTCCCCGATCGTGCGCCTGCTGCCGGCGCTGGTGACGTTTCTGTTCTACATGGGCTACGTCGGTTCGCAGTTCCTCGCCGGTGGGAAGATCCTGGAGCAGATCTTCGGAATCGCACCGTTGACTGGACTCCTGATCGTCGCGGCGCTGATCATCCTCTACTCGCTCGCGGGCGGGTTCCTCGCGGTTGTCTGGACCGACGCGATGCAGGCACTCCTGATGATCTTCACGCTGATCGTGCTGCCTGGCGTCCTGCTCGCGGGGGTCATCACTGATCCCAACCAGTCGCTGATGGGTGGGCTTGCGGCCTCGGGCGGCGGCCGAGCGTCGTGGTTCGGCGGCAAGAGCGGTGCGGCGGCGCTCGTCCTGCTCGGCGCGAACCTGAGCTGGCTCTTCGCGTACTTCGGTGGCTATCCCCACCTGAACGTCAGGATGATGGCACTCCGCAGCGATCGGGATCGCCGGACGGCGATCGTCGTGGCGTCGGTCTGGGGCGTGCTGACCGCCATCGGTGCGGTGCTCCTCGGGCTCCTGACGCGCGTCCTCCACGGCGCACCCCAGACGGTCGTGACCGACCGCGAGATGGTGCTACCGTTCATGGTGCTCGAACACACTCCCGGACTGCTCGGCGGGGTGTTGCTCGCTGGCGCGCTCGCCGCGATGATGTCGACGGCGGACTCCCAGCTCGTCGTGGCGAGCTCCGCCGCCGCACAGGACGTGTACAACAAGGTCGTCACGAAGAACCGCGAGTTCAGCGAGGCGACTCGACTCCGGATCTCCCGGATCGCGACGCTGCTCGTGGGCGCGGTCGGGCTGACCATCGCGATCTCGGTCGAGAACCTCGTCTACACCCTCGTGAGCTACTCCGCGACCGGGCTGTTCTCGGCGTTTGGGCCGGCGTTCACGCTGCTGTTCTTCTGGCGTGATCGGTTCTCGAAGGCTGGACTCGTTGCCGCGTTCGTCGTCGGTCCGGTCGCCACCGTGCTCTGGATCACGCTCGGACTGACCTCGATCGTCACCGTCCGGCTCGTCGCGCCGCCCATCGGCTTCGCCGCCGCGATCGCCGCCTCGTTGCTCTGGCCGCGCGAGAAGCCGACCGAGGCGACCACCGGGACGCCGGCCGCCCAGGACTGA
- a CDS encoding proline racemase family protein, whose translation MTTDGVEWHPPTDWTTIETIDTHTGGEPLRVVLDGLPPLVGDTVLEKRRYVERELDAYRKALIWEPRGHADMYGAIPTAPDTERADFGVLFMHNEGYSTMCGHGIVALATIAAETEYLPDVENEIAIDTPAGLVVAEIERDGDRVDAVEFTNVPSFVVARNETVSVPEWGTIEFDVAFGGAFYAYCDAGQFDVDLTPAEFRDLIEIGTTVTRAVDDAVEIEHPYEDDLGFLYGTILTGDAHTDADSRNVCVFADGEVDRCPTGTGVSGRVALRAAAGELDRRERFVVESIVGSTFAGSYMETTDFGEYDAVRPRVEGSAHITGRHQFVVDPADPFDEGFVLR comes from the coding sequence ATGACGACGGACGGTGTGGAGTGGCATCCCCCGACCGACTGGACGACGATCGAAACGATCGATACGCACACTGGCGGGGAGCCGCTGCGGGTCGTGCTCGACGGACTGCCGCCGCTCGTGGGCGACACGGTCCTCGAAAAGCGCCGGTACGTGGAACGCGAACTGGACGCGTACCGCAAGGCCCTGATCTGGGAGCCCCGCGGGCACGCCGACATGTACGGCGCGATCCCGACCGCACCGGACACTGAGCGCGCGGATTTCGGCGTACTGTTCATGCACAACGAGGGGTACAGCACGATGTGTGGCCACGGAATCGTTGCGCTCGCCACGATCGCCGCCGAGACCGAGTACCTCCCGGACGTCGAGAACGAGATCGCGATCGACACCCCGGCCGGGCTCGTGGTCGCCGAGATCGAGCGCGACGGCGACCGGGTCGACGCGGTCGAGTTCACGAACGTGCCGTCGTTCGTCGTCGCCAGAAACGAGACCGTGAGCGTTCCGGAGTGGGGAACGATCGAGTTCGACGTTGCGTTCGGCGGCGCGTTCTACGCGTACTGCGACGCCGGCCAGTTCGACGTCGACCTCACGCCGGCCGAGTTCCGAGACCTGATCGAGATCGGGACGACGGTCACGCGCGCGGTCGACGACGCCGTCGAGATCGAGCATCCCTACGAGGACGATCTCGGCTTCCTCTACGGCACGATCCTGACGGGTGACGCCCACACCGACGCCGACAGCCGGAACGTCTGCGTGTTCGCCGACGGCGAGGTCGATCGGTGTCCCACAGGGACGGGCGTCAGCGGCCGGGTCGCGCTCCGTGCCGCGGCCGGCGAGCTCGACAGGAGAGAACGGTTCGTGGTCGAGAGCATCGTCGGCTCGACGTTCGCGGGTTCGTACATGGAAACTACCGACTTCGGCGAATATGACGCGGTTCGACCACGTGTGGAAGGTTCCGCACATATCACCGGCCGACACCAGTTCGTCGTCGATCCGGCGGACCCGTTCGACGAGGGGTTCGTGCTCCGGTGA
- a CDS encoding pyridoxal phosphate-dependent aminotransferase, which produces MVDADRAASRMERVPFSGIRDVFEECDRLERAGRDVVHLEIGRPDFDTPAPIGDAAREALADGHVHYTSNYGIEPLRTGIADKLSAENGIEYDPDSEVVVTTGATEAVLVTMLALVEPGREVLVPDPRWTYGPITSLAGGEPVPYRLDPATGYQPDLDSLRAAVSERTELLVLNSPHNPTGGVVSEGRLDAIADFAVDNDLLVLSDEIYEKIRYDDHDHHSPAARDALFDRTITINGFSKAYSMTGWRLGYLAAPAELVDPIVRVRQYTTTCAPSLSQHAGVRALESGLHEPMVEAFARRRERVLERIDAIPGMSCPAPAGAFYAFPTTPAGHPDAEAFVHSLLADTSVAFVPGTTFGDAGEGRFRIAYANSLDRIDEAFDRLEDWL; this is translated from the coding sequence ATGGTGGATGCCGACCGCGCAGCCAGTCGTATGGAGCGAGTCCCGTTCTCGGGCATCAGGGACGTCTTCGAGGAGTGCGACCGACTCGAACGTGCGGGTCGGGACGTCGTCCACCTCGAAATCGGCCGACCGGACTTCGACACGCCGGCTCCGATCGGGGACGCGGCGCGCGAGGCGCTCGCCGACGGCCACGTCCACTACACCTCGAACTACGGGATCGAACCGCTCCGGACGGGGATCGCGGATAAACTATCGGCCGAGAACGGGATCGAGTACGACCCGGACAGCGAAGTCGTGGTGACGACGGGCGCGACCGAGGCGGTGCTCGTCACGATGCTCGCGCTTGTCGAACCCGGGAGGGAGGTCCTCGTCCCCGATCCGCGGTGGACGTACGGGCCGATCACCTCGCTCGCGGGCGGCGAACCCGTCCCCTACCGACTCGATCCGGCGACGGGATACCAGCCCGACCTCGACTCGCTCCGGGCGGCGGTCTCGGAGCGAACCGAACTCCTCGTACTGAACAGCCCGCACAACCCGACCGGCGGGGTCGTGAGCGAGGGCCGCCTCGACGCGATCGCCGACTTCGCCGTCGACAACGATCTCCTGGTGCTCTCCGACGAGATCTACGAGAAGATCCGGTACGACGACCACGACCACCACAGCCCGGCCGCGCGGGACGCACTGTTCGACCGGACGATCACGATCAACGGGTTCTCGAAGGCGTACTCGATGACTGGCTGGCGACTCGGCTACCTCGCCGCTCCTGCCGAGCTGGTCGATCCCATCGTCCGCGTCCGCCAGTACACGACGACGTGTGCGCCCTCGCTCTCCCAGCACGCAGGCGTCCGTGCGCTGGAGAGCGGGCTCCACGAGCCGATGGTGGAGGCGTTCGCCCGCCGTCGCGAGCGCGTGCTCGAACGGATCGACGCGATTCCCGGGATGTCGTGCCCGGCCCCCGCCGGCGCGTTCTACGCGTTCCCCACCACGCCCGCCGGCCACCCCGACGCGGAAGCGTTCGTCCACTCGCTGCTCGCGGACACGAGCGTCGCGTTCGTCCCCGGCACCACGTTCGGCGACGCCGGCGAGGGTCGGTTCCGGATCGCCTACGCCAACTCGCTCGACCGGATCGACGAGGCGTTCGACCGACTCGAAGACTGGCTATAG
- a CDS encoding M24 family metallopeptidase — protein sequence MSRTERPTPNYGAIETELDEQDAAAYVHIGDEHDPMLQYLTRFDGPDREYAFVYAGGEATLCAPALFGDQARREFPGDTVTEAGSDRPSAVARATDVIDAPSSSRVLVPASLPHHAYQELASVGYEIVTTSTLETSRERKTALEIEWLRRTEAATQAAMRRAEAILADATPSGEELCWEDEPLTTERLRRAINAALARQGAAAVGNTVVGAGPSCADLHYNGDDIIRPTETVLIDLGPRGPDGYFGDMTRTFVPGTVPEWEREAYETVAAALDAGLDRLDDAPGIPANEVHATIVDVVEANGFATGDVDVGLYHGTGHGVGAALHEPPFFSTDARLEPGHVVTIEPGVYDPERGGVRLEDLVLVTDDGIENLVEYPCRITPREKEADGRSESAAD from the coding sequence ATGTCACGCACCGAGCGGCCGACCCCGAACTACGGAGCCATCGAAACCGAACTCGACGAGCAGGACGCGGCTGCATACGTCCACATCGGTGACGAACACGACCCGATGCTCCAGTATCTGACGCGCTTCGACGGTCCCGACCGAGAGTACGCGTTCGTCTATGCCGGCGGCGAGGCGACGCTCTGTGCGCCCGCCCTGTTCGGCGATCAGGCGCGCCGGGAGTTTCCTGGGGACACTGTGACCGAAGCCGGCAGCGACCGTCCGTCGGCCGTCGCCCGTGCCACCGACGTGATCGACGCCCCCTCATCGTCGCGCGTGCTCGTCCCGGCCTCGCTCCCCCACCACGCGTACCAAGAACTCGCGTCGGTCGGCTACGAGATCGTCACGACGTCGACGCTCGAAACGAGTCGGGAACGGAAGACCGCCTTGGAGATCGAGTGGCTCCGTCGAACGGAGGCCGCCACACAGGCGGCGATGCGCCGAGCGGAGGCGATCCTCGCCGACGCGACGCCATCGGGCGAGGAGCTGTGCTGGGAGGACGAACCGCTCACCACCGAGCGGCTCCGGCGCGCGATCAACGCGGCACTCGCGAGACAGGGGGCCGCGGCTGTCGGCAACACCGTCGTCGGGGCGGGACCGAGCTGCGCCGATCTCCACTACAACGGCGACGATATCATCCGACCGACTGAGACGGTGTTGATCGATCTGGGGCCGCGGGGTCCCGACGGGTACTTCGGGGACATGACGCGGACGTTCGTCCCCGGAACGGTGCCGGAATGGGAACGCGAGGCGTACGAGACTGTCGCCGCCGCGCTCGACGCCGGCCTCGACCGACTCGACGACGCACCCGGAATCCCGGCGAACGAGGTCCACGCGACGATCGTCGATGTCGTCGAGGCGAACGGGTTCGCGACCGGCGACGTCGACGTGGGGCTCTATCACGGGACGGGCCACGGGGTCGGGGCCGCGCTTCACGAGCCACCCTTCTTCTCGACCGACGCACGCCTCGAACCGGGCCACGTCGTCACGATCGAGCCGGGCGTGTACGACCCCGAAAGAGGGGGCGTGCGGCTGGAAGATCTCGTTCTCGTCACGGACGACGGCATCGAGAACCTCGTCGAGTACCCCTGTCGGATCACGCCCCGCGAGAAGGAGGCAGACGGTCGCAGCGAATCTGCCGCGGACTAA
- a CDS encoding ABC transporter permease, protein MYKYIVRRLLVTIPVLIGVTIVISSVVYITPGNPARIALGSSATPEAIYALEQQMGLNRPPHIRYLDWMAGVVQGDLGESIRGGREVSAMIAERIVPTVELAVVAMIITLVIALPLGVISAVKQYTWVDNVSMLFAIFWISMPSFWLGLLLILVFSVRLDMFPISGLQGAILSVTWLSYIALPAIATGTRRAGLLTRMTRSSMLEVLNEDYIRTARGKGIGETAVIYTHAMKNAMIPIITLIGLQIPLIFSGTVVIETVFSWPGMGRLLVDAVTARNYPVVQGAVLIYAVIVVIANLAVDITYSYFDPRISYE, encoded by the coding sequence CTGGTGACCATCCCCGTCCTCATCGGGGTGACTATCGTCATCTCGTCGGTCGTCTACATCACTCCCGGGAACCCGGCCCGCATCGCGCTCGGATCGAGCGCCACCCCGGAAGCGATATACGCACTCGAACAACAGATGGGATTGAACCGACCGCCACACATCCGTTACCTCGACTGGATGGCCGGCGTCGTCCAGGGCGACCTCGGCGAATCGATTCGTGGAGGACGCGAAGTGAGTGCGATGATCGCCGAGCGGATCGTCCCGACCGTCGAGCTAGCGGTGGTCGCGATGATCATTACGCTCGTCATTGCGCTCCCGCTGGGTGTGATCAGTGCGGTCAAGCAGTACACGTGGGTCGACAACGTCTCGATGCTGTTCGCCATCTTCTGGATCTCGATGCCCTCGTTCTGGCTCGGGCTGTTGTTGATCCTCGTCTTCTCGGTCCGCCTCGACATGTTCCCGATCTCCGGGTTACAGGGTGCGATTCTGTCGGTGACGTGGCTCTCGTACATCGCACTTCCCGCCATCGCGACCGGGACGAGACGCGCAGGACTTCTGACACGCATGACGCGATCGTCGATGCTCGAAGTGCTCAACGAGGACTACATCCGCACCGCCCGCGGGAAAGGGATCGGGGAGACGGCAGTCATCTACACTCACGCGATGAAAAACGCCATGATCCCGATCATCACGCTGATCGGGCTTCAGATCCCGCTCATCTTTTCGGGAACTGTCGTCATCGAGACGGTGTTCTCGTGGCCCGGGATGGGCCGACTGCTTGTCGACGCGGTGACGGCCCGTAACTACCCGGTCGTGCAGGGTGCCGTCCTGATCTACGCGGTCATCGTCGTGATCGCGAACCTCGCAGTCGACATCACATACAGCTACTTCGATCCCCGAATCTCGTATGAGTGA
- a CDS encoding ABC transporter ATP-binding protein — MNEPLLSIHDLQVHFHTEDGTVEALDGVSMDVGRDEVLGVIGESGCGKSVTALSTMGLLQSPPAEIVGGTIEYEGRNLLDLSRKEMDQIRGNEIAMIYQDPMTSLNPVLTVGSQLTEPLLTHTDQSEAEARERAVEMLDACGLADPARLMEQYPSELSGGMRQRIVIAMALVTEPQLLIADEPTTALDVTIQAQIMDLLRDLQDRFEMSVLFISHDLGVVSDIADRVAVMYAGTVAEHCSVADLFDNPLHPYSRALAESIPSLDTTTERLPTIEGVVPDLHEPPSGCRFSSRCPQYIGEVCDAHDPELTPCGENHEVSCHLYTDVSEATPPWPVSDPSVNGANEVPTEENP, encoded by the coding sequence ATGAACGAACCACTGCTCAGCATTCACGATCTGCAGGTTCACTTTCACACCGAGGACGGGACCGTCGAGGCGCTCGACGGCGTTTCGATGGATGTCGGCCGCGACGAGGTCCTCGGCGTCATCGGGGAATCGGGGTGTGGGAAGAGCGTCACCGCGCTTTCGACGATGGGGCTGCTTCAATCGCCGCCCGCGGAGATCGTCGGCGGGACGATCGAGTACGAGGGACGAAACCTCCTCGATCTCTCCCGGAAGGAGATGGATCAAATCCGCGGCAACGAGATCGCGATGATCTACCAGGATCCGATGACGTCGCTCAACCCCGTTCTGACCGTCGGTTCCCAACTGACCGAGCCACTTCTAACCCACACCGATCAGTCGGAGGCCGAAGCACGCGAGCGCGCAGTCGAGATGCTCGATGCGTGTGGCCTCGCGGACCCGGCCCGGCTGATGGAGCAGTATCCGAGCGAACTCTCCGGTGGGATGCGCCAGCGCATCGTCATCGCGATGGCGCTCGTCACGGAGCCACAGCTCCTGATCGCGGACGAACCGACGACCGCGCTCGACGTCACGATCCAAGCTCAGATCATGGACCTCCTCCGCGATCTCCAGGACCGCTTCGAGATGAGCGTCCTGTTCATCAGCCACGACCTCGGCGTCGTCAGCGACATCGCGGATCGGGTCGCCGTGATGTACGCCGGAACCGTCGCAGAACACTGCTCGGTGGCGGACCTGTTCGACAACCCGCTTCATCCCTACAGTCGTGCATTAGCCGAAAGCATTCCCTCGCTGGACACCACCACGGAGCGGCTCCCGACTATCGAGGGTGTCGTTCCAGACCTTCACGAGCCGCCGTCAGGGTGTCGGTTCTCGTCGCGGTGTCCCCAATACATCGGCGAAGTCTGCGACGCCCACGACCCTGAACTCACGCCGTGTGGCGAGAATCACGAGGTGTCTTGTCATCTCTATACGGACGTGAGCGAGGCGACGCCGCCGTGGCCGGTTTCCGATCCGTCGGTCAACGGCGCTAACGAAGTTCCAACGGAAGAAAATCCATGA